Within the Neorhodopirellula lusitana genome, the region TCAAGCACTTCACCGTGATAATGCAACGCCTCAGCTAACGCGATAGCACCGAAAATGGTTGTCCCTCGCCATGCCTTTGGGTTGATGTCGTTCGTCCAACTCCCATCAGGCTGACTCACGTTGTGTTCGGCCCAATCATAAACGTTGATTGCGGCATCCAGGTACTTCGGATCCCCCGTCACGTGCGCCAAGTGCAAGAACGGATACAGCGCGTCACTGCACCGACCGTGAATATGACTGCACGCCGGGCACTCCAACGCACCGTGCAGTGCAGGATTGTCGGGCTGATTGATTTGGTGGCGAATCATCCCGTCGCACCAATCGACCAGCAAACTCTTCGTCAGCTTGTCAAACTCACTTCCGATGGCCGGGCTTTTCGGCGTTGTCGATTCGCTGGCGTGCCCTTCGGATCCGATCGCCATCCCCGATCGTGCGAGCGACAAGAAGCTCGCTGTCGCCGAAATGCCAACGCCACCCAGTGCCATCGTGTTGATGAAGACTCTGCGATCCATGATGGTTACTGCCTGTTTGAAATCGTTGAAAGAAAAGTTGAATCGGCGTTTCGAAAAAGGTGTTTTCTATTTAACAACACAGTGGTTCGAGTCGCCCAACACGCTTGTTCGACAAGATCGAACTTCACATGAATCTCGTCAAATGCCGCGAGCGAATTGCCCCGGTGTTAAAACCGCCCTACCTGCGACTTGGCGTCGCTGCTAGCCAAGCATCGATCAGTTTGGAAAGCTGGGTCACCTTGGCTGGGTCCTTGCTAGCCAGATCTCGTCGGTCGTCTGGATCCTGCTTGAGATCATAAAGCTCGTTACCGGACGGACGAACGATCAGTTTGTTCCAACCGTCGATCACCACGCGTGCTTCCAGCCCGTCCTGTAGGTCTTCAAGTTTGTCGAGGTCGCTGTCGTGTTCATAGACATCGACATAGACGCGGTCTCTTTTTTGCAATTGCTCCGGATCGCGAAGGTCCAGGCCGGTCATCGACTCCGGCGGCTGGATCCCGCAAGCGTGCAAGATGGTTGTCGCGATGTCGATGTTGCTAGCCAGTGTTTCCGAATCACGCTGGGGCGAAAGCGTACCTTCGTGCGTGATAAAGATCGGAGTCCGAATGCCGGCTTCGACGGGTTCTCTTTTCGACCGAATGCTGGCGTTCATTCGATTCGGATTCTGCACCCATCCGTTGTCGCAGGTGTAAACGAAGATCGTGTCCTCGTAGAGTTCCTTCGATTTCAAATATTCAACGATCTGGCCACAACCTTCGTCCAACCATTCCACGTTTGCCCAATAACGAGCCGTCGGCTCATTGGGGGCAACCTTTTCGTACTTTTCGAACAAGCGATCGGGCGCGTTGTGGGGTGCATGCGGCAGGAACACACCGTACCAGATAAAGAACGGTTGCTCGGCCGCGTCAGCCTTGTCGACAAAGTCATAAAGCGGCTGCATCGTTTGGCGGCCAATTTTCAGCCCGACATCACCGTGACGGCCTCCGCGGCGATGATCGCCATGCGTCATCGCATCGGTGAAGCCGTGGTCCAGCGGATTGCCTTCCCACCATTTCCCGGTCTGCAAGGTCGCGTACCCGTTTTCCTTCAGCGTCTTGATGAACGACGGCAGGTTGTTCATTGGCGCAGTCATTCGATTGCGGTACTCGATGGAGACCGTTTTGTCATCAACGGCCTTCCGACTGATCCCTTTGGGCAGCAACGGATCGTTGCCACGGATGCCGGTTTCATGAGGGTACAGCCCGGTCACGAGACTGGCCAATGACGGACGACACAGCGGAGCGGTGACATAGCCACGCTCATACAGGACACCCGCCTTCGCCAAGCGATCCAGGTTGGGTGTCTGAATCTCTGGATGCCCCATGAAACCATAGTCCGTCCAACTCTGATCATCACTCAGCAAAAAGACCACATTGGGCGGCCCGGCGAGCCCCACGGTTGCCGACATCACCGACAACAGGCTACAGCAAATCGTTAAGTAAATGCGTGTCATCGAGTCTCTACTTTCGGTTGTGTGACTTCTTGCGGGGGATCCAAGTTTCGGGAGCGTTCAGCAACAGCGGCTCATGAAAGACGGTCAGCTCGTCACCCTGCGTTTGGATCCATGCCTGCAACTCCTCGTTTAGCTTTTTCCGCACTTTGGAAAGTTCCGGATGACCCGCGAGATTGTTCAGTTCATGCGGGTCGTTCTCCAGGTCATACATCTCAAACTCGGGTCGACTGTAATAGCGAGCGAGCACCTTCGCGGCGTGCGGGTCCGTCTTGGCCGCCTCCATCCATTGCTTGAAATAGTCACCAGACGTTTCTCGCAACAGCAAGTCGATGTAGGACGTGAATGCGAACTCAGGATGCGGGTTCCAAACCAACTTGTAACGATCGGTGCGAATGGACCGACTCAGATACACATTCATCAACAAGTCGCCGCTGTGCGTTGTGAAGATGCGATCGCGATGCGAATCCGTGTCGCCCCGAAGAACCGAGGTGAACGAGCGGCCATCCAAGCCCTCGGGCACATCGCCGCCGCCCAGATCGATCAGCGTCGGCAGGATGTCCACCCAACTGACCATGGCATCGGTTCGCGTGCCCGGTTCGATTCCGTTCGCTTGAGCAACGATCAAAGGAACTCGAATCCCTTCGTCATACAACGTCCACTTGCCAAACGGAAATTGAGCACCGTGATCACTCGAAAAAACAAACACCTTGTCAGACGATAAGTGTTGGTCCATTAGCTCACGCAATTCACCAAGGGAAGCGTCCAGATTCTTGACCTCTTGCAGATATCGCGATCTCTGCACCCGGGTGCGAGGTGTATCCAGTAACTCCGGTGGCAATATCAGCGACTCCGGATCGACCGTTGACTCACTGGGCCACGGTACATGCGGGTCGGACACACCCACGAACAACGCGAGTGGCCGCGGGTCGGTTCGCTGTTCCAGAAACCCTTTCACGGTTTCGCGTAGTTCCGGAATATGTTGATTCAAGTCAAACGTGTCGAAGTGATAGTCCGGTGCACTCCGCAGGTGGGCGACCTTGCCGAACGCAGCGGTTTGATAGCCTAAGTCACTTAACACTTTGGGCAAACGCAGAACGTCTTCGCGGGGATAGCTGTGATTTTCCTCCGCTCCGTTTCTTGCTGGCATCAACCCCGTTAGCAACGCCGCCCGGCTAACCGCACAAGAAGGACTGGCCACAAAGGCTCGATCGAACGACATGCCATCCGCTGCCAACTGGTCGATCGCGGGGGTCTCAATATTGGTGCCACCGTAAGACGACACATCGGCAGCAGACAGGTCGTCGGCGAGGTAGACAACGATATCAGGCTGCCGACGAGCGTCAGCAGCAATACCCGACCCGGCAAGACAAATGCATAAAGAGCACGCAAGCAGGTAAGCCGCCGGTTTTTGCATCATTACTTTTGCGTGATGGTATGTGACATGAGATGGATCCAGTCGCAGGCGGTCATGAATAATCGCCTGCAACCCGGAAATTTAGCCGGGCCTGTCACCCGTGCAGTTATTCCCCGCATATCGCACATGATTTGCGTAAAATCCGCCAAAAAGCCTCGCAAATTGCTGATTTCAAGCCTCGTTAAGAGCGTCGCTGACCCGCGCAATAGGTTGGTGAAGGACCAACGCATGAAAAGATGGACAGTGCATCCGCCCAAGCCAGCGGATTACCAGCGAACGGTTTCACAATTGGCTTCGAAAAACGCGGGTTGTGGGTCCGCCAATCGTCGGCACGCAACAACAGGATGTTCATGGGCTGCTTCGACTGCCGATCCGTATCATCAGCCACCATAAACGCAACGCGGAGAAAGAGCGGTACGACGAACAGAAGTAGCACGCATTGGTTTGCTTTACTTCAGTTGCAGCCGAACTTCGTTACCATCCGCGGCCAACGTGACGGCAACTGACACCGCTTTGCCTTCGTGTTCAACACTGACCGTGTAGTCGCCATGAAAGCCGCGCACCTCGCATTCGCCCGAAGCGTCGGTGCGGACGGTTTCATCGGTCCACCATTGATTGGTCACCAAGTCAACGAAGACTTCACCGGCTGGCTTGATTGACCAATCGGCACGCCACAATGCGGCGGCGGGTTTCCAGTGCATCTTTTCCCAAAAGCCCCATTGAACAATCGCCACGAAGTTCGGGTGGCTGAACGTGGCAATCATCACATCACGGTAGTAATCCGCTTGCAACTCTTCGTCCTGCCCCGCTTCGACGTCGAACTCGCTGAGCTGGAGACGCGGTGCGATTTCGGCGAATTCGTCATAGACCTGCAACAGTTCTTCGGGTGGCGTTAGCGTTGACAATCCAAAGTGGGCCATGAATCCAACAATGTCCGGAGCTTGCCCCTGGTCGTTCAAGAAGCGAATGATCTCTTTGTACGGTTCGCGTTTATAGCCATTGGGCAAAACCATGCCTTCGTTGATTGCATGCGTGGCTTGCGGGGCAAGCCGTCGTGCTTCGGCCATGATTTCCGCGTAGATCTGGCGGCCGCCGTATTCCTTGTCGTAGGTGTGTTTCCCCCAGCCGATGATGTGATTGATCGTGTCCCATTCCGTCACATAGCTGGCCGTTTCCGGCAAGACGTCGCCCATGTGTTCCCACAACCATGCCCGGTGTCCTTCCGGATTACCGACAAACTCTTTTTCAACGGAATTGAAGTCCATCGGAGCCCAAGCGATGTAGTGCCCTCGGGCAGCGATGTTGTTCTGCATCAACCAAGGAATCGTGCTGTCGGTGAAAATCCGATTTTTTCGAACCCAACCGCCTTTTTCGCTCTTAAGCAATTTCCAGACGTGTGGGCGAAGTTCGGACTCGAAGGTCACACGGTCGAAATACCGTTGAACGATCTGGCGGTACTTCTGGGCTTCGTCCCAAGCCACGACGATCTGACGTTTAGGGTTAATCGGGAAATCAATTTCGTCAGCCCCCAGCACTTCGGAGTTCACCGCGTTGCCGAACCCGAAGGCGTGCTGCGTCATCGCAATGTGAACCTGCGCGTCTGAAACCGGCTTGCCGTCCGAATCGACAACGCTCACGGTCAGGTCGCCTTTGCGAATCTTCTCAATACGAGCAAGAGCTTCCTTCCGCCATTCAGCATCTTTATCACGGCCTTGGTAGTCGACCGTTGATTTAGGAAGCGATGTGATGTCTCGATCGGGACCGTAGTTAACCAGCTGCACGCCCGCGATCTGAACCCTTTGGCCTGCTTCGCCTAGCTGAAATCGCAGGCCGCTTTGACTGGGATCGAACTCCGCCTTTGCCTGAAAGGAGCGAACGTGTTGCGTCCAATCGCTGTAGGCCGATAGATAGTACTTGAAGGCTTGGGATTTCGAATCGGCATTAATCGACAGGTAGGCCGCGTTGGGCTGCCCGCCGGCACCGGGACGCCGCATCCAAAAAGACAGCAAAACGACATCGCCCTTGGCGACCGGTCCGTCAATCGGAATCCGCACTCGCATGTTCTTACGATTACTGAAACGGGTGTCCGACTCAATGCTGTACGCCTGAGCGAATGGCATCCCCTTCACCGATACCCAGTCGCCGCTTGCTTCCACGTTTTCGGATTCAAACTCAATCGGATGCTCTGGCCCGAACGACATCACATCGTCTCCTCCATCCGGAGCCACAATGGCGTTTTGGACTGGCACCTCGTCCCCGAAACCGGTTGTAACCAAAGAGGACAGCGTCAAAAGAATCGGTCCGATCACCATCCAAGAGAATCGGACGGGCAACACACATTGAAGAGGCATTGTGGTTCAGCGAAAAGAGAGAAGAGACAACGAAAGATAAGAAGTTAGATGAGGTGTGCGATCAATCGGCCGCGTCGCTGCCATGTAATCAAGTGATCCCAGATCAAGATCCGACGTGCTTGAGGGCCTGGCTAGGAAATTTGGAATCGCTTCCGCGAAGCCATGGGCAATGCGATGGGCCACGTGATGGGGACCGGGTGCATGGCAACGAGCCTCTTGTTACTCACAATTCGAGTGTGAATGTGTAGGTTCCGGCGTCCAAAGTTTGACTTGCATTCCCGTTGGGGAACTCGACGGTCGCCATGGTGTTGGGCGGCACAACGACTTCCATGTTCAGCTTGCCAGCTCGCAGGTTCCATTGACTGACCGCTTTTCCATAGCCCGTTTCGAGTTCCGCCTTCGCCGAGTTCAGCGGTCCACCGATCAAGGGACGCACGAAGAAGTGCTTGTAGCCGGGATGCTCGGGATCAGGTGCCAATCCGGCGACGCGTTCATACAAGAACTGACCAATCGCGCCGTAGGCATAGTGGTTGTACGAGTTCATGCTCGCGTTGCCGAAGCCATCCGCGCGGCTGTAACTGTTCCAACGCTCCCACATCGTGGTCGCACCTTGGTTGATCGAAAAGAACCACGACGGATAGCTTTCCTTGAACAGCAATTCGAAACAAACATCCGCGTGTCCCAACTCGTCAAAAACGGGTGCGAGCAGTGGAGTGCCGAGAAATCCGGTTTGCAGATGCCGCCCCGCTTCCTCAAACTTTTCTAGAAGCAGTTCTTCAACCTGAGGACGCTGGTTCGGCTCGACCAAATCGTATCCCAATCCCATCAGACAAGCGGTTTGTGTCTGCGCCCCTGAATGAGCCTTGCCGCCGGGAAAGTACTTTTCGGTGAACGCGGCTCGGATGTCAGCATGCAACTTGCGATAGCGTTCCGCGTCATCCGACTTACCGAGTGCCGCCGCTGTCCAATGTAGAATCCTGGCATCGCGACCGAAGTAGGCCGTTGCAATCAAATCTTGAGCAGTGTCGCCTTTTTGGCCTTGCTTCGCGTAGGGCTGCAACCAATCGCCGAAGCCCGTCAACGTGGGAATCAAGTCCTGGGAACGACGCTCATAGACGCCCACCCATTTCTTCATCGCCTCATAATTGTCTTCCAGAATCCGTCTGTCGCCGGTTCGTTCATAGACTTCCCACGGAACAGTCACCACCACGTCCGCCCAACCGGGACTGGAGTAACCAAAATGGGTTGCCGGAACCGTGTGTGGGATCTCACCGTCGGCGGTCTGCTCATCGCGAACGCTTTGCAGCCAACGAGACCAAAACGAATGAACGTTGTAATTGAAGAAGGAAGTCGGCAAGAACACCTGTGCGTCGCCCGTCCATCCCAACCGTTCGTCACGCTGCGGGCAATCCGTCGGGATGTCAACGAAATTGCTGATCTGGCCCCAACGGATGTTGCTCTGCAGCTGATTCAGTTTTTCATGCGAGGATGTGAACGTCCCCCTGGATGAAAAGTCCGTGTGAATGACGTTCGCGATAACGGAATCGGTCGTCAACTTGTCGCCCTCAGCAAGACCGCTGACTTCAACGTAGCGATAACCAAAGAAGGACAGCGACGGCTGATAGGTCACCGTTCCCGTTTCGCTGGCCGCATAGGTGGCTTGCGATCGGGCAGAGCGGTAGTTGGTCGTGTACAGCGTGCCGTCTTGCTGCAGCATTTCCGCAAATCGAATCTGAACGGTTTCGCCTTTCGTTACCGGGATCGTGATGGTCGGCACCCCCACCTGATTCTGGCCGAAGTCAAAGACATACTTCCCCGGTTCAGGCTGTGTCAGTCCAACCGCATGCAGCTTTTGCATGACTTGAACGGGTGGCATCCGTTTGGGAACGACTTGCGGCCCCTGGCCTAGTGGAGTCGTTCTGACCGACAGCCAATTCGTGTCATTAAAACCTGATAGTGTCCACTGGCCCAGCTCCATTGATGCATCGTAGTCTTCGCCATGATAGAGGCCTCCGGCGCGAATCGGACCTTGATCGGTTGCCCGCCAATTGTCATCCGTCACGATGGTTTCGACGCTGCCGTCGGAATAGGTCAGTTCCAACTGGGCCAGCAACTTGGGCATTAACTTGGACAACTCACTGCGTTTTCTCAACAAGAGTTTGCCCGCGTACCACCCCTCGCCCAGTACCGCACCGATTGCGTTATCGCCATGGGCAACTAAATCGGTCACGTCGTATGTCAGCGACTCAACCCGTTCGGAGTACATCGTGTAGCCAGGCGACAACCTGTCGTTACCGACTCGTTTGCCATTGATTTGGAACTCATAGATCCCCAAAGCCGACGCATACAGTCGAGCTTGCACCACCTTCTTTGGCGTTTCGAATTCACGCCGCAAGTAGTACGCGGGATGCGCCTTGATGGCGGGGTACGGATCGAACGCGCGGTTCTCGGCCAATGTGATTTGTTTTGGGACGCCGTTGATTTCGAAATCAACCCAAAGGGTTTTATCTTCGCCCGGTGCCGGATCGCCACCGAGACGTCCAGGTACTACGCGAATTGGAGTCGCCCCTCGCTGGATTGCTCGACGAACGTTTTCGGTCACATCATTGACCTTTGCCCCACCCGCATCTCGGTTACCGAACTCAGCTTTCAAAACGTTCACTTCATCAGGCTTGCGGCTTCCGCCTTCCAGTTCAATCCACTGTGCGTCCCACTCATCCTGCTCGAGCAGACCCATCTCGATTAGGGCCTCATCGCTCCACTCGGATTCACGTCCTTGGTCGTCCCAAAACTTCACTCGCCAAGAAACCTGTTGGCGTGATTCGAACGCAGGACCTTCGTATTGAACCCACTGGGATTGACCCGAGTCCACTTTGCCGGAATCCCACTTCGGATCCGGTGCTTGGGCCGACGCGGACCGATCATGCACCACGATCCGGTATGCGGTTTGTGCTTTCACACCCGCATCCGCAGGCAACTTCCACGAAAACACCGGCTCGGAGTCATAAAAACCGATCGGATCAACAAAGTTCTCATCGACGCTAAGCGAATGCGGTCGCATCTCAGCGGCGAGAGAACTGGATGTGCCAATCAACCACGCCAACACGACGAATAGAACGCTATCCAGGTGGTATCTTTGCATTGTGGATTCCTACTTCTTCCTATTGACGTTGGTGTTCTCAATTCGTCTCGCCGCATCAAGCTGTTGCGACAGACGTGAAATGCGATCCTTGTGCTCTGGCGAACTGGCAAGATTGCTTTCGGGCGTCTTCGTATCGCGATGGTCATACAGCTCGCGGGCCACCACTCGTTTCGTGCCAGCCTGAATCCATTCGGTGTAGCGGTATCGATCGTTTCGCAAGCTGTACCCCATGGTCGAACCACGCGGGTATTGCGTCAATGCGTACGGTTTGAAGTTCTGATCCGGATTTCGCAAAAGAGGCCGCAGGCTTTTGCCGTCGCAAGACTCAGGCACCTCGCCACCGGTCATTGACGCCAGCGTTGGGAACAGATCGACAATCTCCACCAAAGCGTCAGTACGTTTGCCACTCATATTCCCGGGAGCCGAAATGATCAGCGGTACGTGGGCATCCAATTCGAAATTGGTGTGTTTGCACCACAATCCGTATTCGCCAAGCTTGAATCCGTGGTCGCCCCATAGAACGACAAGCGTGTCGTCTCGCAAATGAAGCCGATCGAGCTCGGCCATCACCTTGCCAACCTGTGCGTCGGCGAAACTGACCGAGGCGGCATACCCGTGCATCAATTCACGAGTCATCTCGTCGGACAACTCGCCATCCTGCGGAATTCCGTGATAGGCACGCAATTCGCCCCAGACGGTGAAAGCGAGGTCGGGCGAGCCGTCGGGTCGTTGACGACTGGGAATTTGAAATTGGTCACGCTCGTAGAGATCCCAGTAGCGTTTGGGGGCCGCGAAGGGCAGGTGCGGTTTGGCGAAACCGACGCACATGAAGAACGGCTTGTCTTG harbors:
- a CDS encoding alpha-L-rhamnosidase, translating into MQRYHLDSVLFVVLAWLIGTSSSLAAEMRPHSLSVDENFVDPIGFYDSEPVFSWKLPADAGVKAQTAYRIVVHDRSASAQAPDPKWDSGKVDSGQSQWVQYEGPAFESRQQVSWRVKFWDDQGRESEWSDEALIEMGLLEQDEWDAQWIELEGGSRKPDEVNVLKAEFGNRDAGGAKVNDVTENVRRAIQRGATPIRVVPGRLGGDPAPGEDKTLWVDFEINGVPKQITLAENRAFDPYPAIKAHPAYYLRREFETPKKVVQARLYASALGIYEFQINGKRVGNDRLSPGYTMYSERVESLTYDVTDLVAHGDNAIGAVLGEGWYAGKLLLRKRSELSKLMPKLLAQLELTYSDGSVETIVTDDNWRATDQGPIRAGGLYHGEDYDASMELGQWTLSGFNDTNWLSVRTTPLGQGPQVVPKRMPPVQVMQKLHAVGLTQPEPGKYVFDFGQNQVGVPTITIPVTKGETVQIRFAEMLQQDGTLYTTNYRSARSQATYAASETGTVTYQPSLSFFGYRYVEVSGLAEGDKLTTDSVIANVIHTDFSSRGTFTSSHEKLNQLQSNIRWGQISNFVDIPTDCPQRDERLGWTGDAQVFLPTSFFNYNVHSFWSRWLQSVRDEQTADGEIPHTVPATHFGYSSPGWADVVVTVPWEVYERTGDRRILEDNYEAMKKWVGVYERRSQDLIPTLTGFGDWLQPYAKQGQKGDTAQDLIATAYFGRDARILHWTAAALGKSDDAERYRKLHADIRAAFTEKYFPGGKAHSGAQTQTACLMGLGYDLVEPNQRPQVEELLLEKFEEAGRHLQTGFLGTPLLAPVFDELGHADVCFELLFKESYPSWFFSINQGATTMWERWNSYSRADGFGNASMNSYNHYAYGAIGQFLYERVAGLAPDPEHPGYKHFFVRPLIGGPLNSAKAELETGYGKAVSQWNLRAGKLNMEVVVPPNTMATVEFPNGNASQTLDAGTYTFTLEL
- a CDS encoding sulfatase-like hydrolase/transferase, which produces MTRIYLTICCSLLSVMSATVGLAGPPNVVFLLSDDQSWTDYGFMGHPEIQTPNLDRLAKAGVLYERGYVTAPLCRPSLASLVTGLYPHETGIRGNDPLLPKGISRKAVDDKTVSIEYRNRMTAPMNNLPSFIKTLKENGYATLQTGKWWEGNPLDHGFTDAMTHGDHRRGGRHGDVGLKIGRQTMQPLYDFVDKADAAEQPFFIWYGVFLPHAPHNAPDRLFEKYEKVAPNEPTARYWANVEWLDEGCGQIVEYLKSKELYEDTIFVYTCDNGWVQNPNRMNASIRSKREPVEAGIRTPIFITHEGTLSPQRDSETLASNIDIATTILHACGIQPPESMTGLDLRDPEQLQKRDRVYVDVYEHDSDLDKLEDLQDGLEARVVIDGWNKLIVRPSGNELYDLKQDPDDRRDLASKDPAKVTQLSKLIDAWLAATPSRR
- a CDS encoding endo-1,4-beta-xylanase — translated: MPLQCVLPVRFSWMVIGPILLTLSSLVTTGFGDEVPVQNAIVAPDGGDDVMSFGPEHPIEFESENVEASGDWVSVKGMPFAQAYSIESDTRFSNRKNMRVRIPIDGPVAKGDVVLLSFWMRRPGAGGQPNAAYLSINADSKSQAFKYYLSAYSDWTQHVRSFQAKAEFDPSQSGLRFQLGEAGQRVQIAGVQLVNYGPDRDITSLPKSTVDYQGRDKDAEWRKEALARIEKIRKGDLTVSVVDSDGKPVSDAQVHIAMTQHAFGFGNAVNSEVLGADEIDFPINPKRQIVVAWDEAQKYRQIVQRYFDRVTFESELRPHVWKLLKSEKGGWVRKNRIFTDSTIPWLMQNNIAARGHYIAWAPMDFNSVEKEFVGNPEGHRAWLWEHMGDVLPETASYVTEWDTINHIIGWGKHTYDKEYGGRQIYAEIMAEARRLAPQATHAINEGMVLPNGYKREPYKEIIRFLNDQGQAPDIVGFMAHFGLSTLTPPEELLQVYDEFAEIAPRLQLSEFDVEAGQDEELQADYYRDVMIATFSHPNFVAIVQWGFWEKMHWKPAAALWRADWSIKPAGEVFVDLVTNQWWTDETVRTDASGECEVRGFHGDYTVSVEHEGKAVSVAVTLAADGNEVRLQLK
- a CDS encoding sulfatase, with the translated sequence MKHSIPTVCILALSVVAVLFASPVVAQAEVTTTPNATKNVLVFFVDDLRPELGCYGVEAMHSPSIDALASEGLLFEHAYCQQALCAPSRISMMTGQYPDRTGICDLFTPLRKVNKTAMTLPLYFQQRGYVTASFGKVYHHRRDDQTSWSEIPTPPSAKYADPVTLAAIDERVKDAKAQKLDVDQTRLAAKGPPTECFEIDDEGYRDGVVARQAIESLRRNQDKPFFMCVGFAKPHLPFAAPKRYWDLYERDQFQIPSRQRPDGSPDLAFTVWGELRAYHGIPQDGELSDEMTRELMHGYAASVSFADAQVGKVMAELDRLHLRDDTLVVLWGDHGFKLGEYGLWCKHTNFELDAHVPLIISAPGNMSGKRTDALVEIVDLFPTLASMTGGEVPESCDGKSLRPLLRNPDQNFKPYALTQYPRGSTMGYSLRNDRYRYTEWIQAGTKRVVARELYDHRDTKTPESNLASSPEHKDRISRLSQQLDAARRIENTNVNRKK
- a CDS encoding sulfatase family protein yields the protein MMQKPAAYLLACSLCICLAGSGIAADARRQPDIVVYLADDLSAADVSSYGGTNIETPAIDQLAADGMSFDRAFVASPSCAVSRAALLTGLMPARNGAEENHSYPREDVLRLPKVLSDLGYQTAAFGKVAHLRSAPDYHFDTFDLNQHIPELRETVKGFLEQRTDPRPLALFVGVSDPHVPWPSESTVDPESLILPPELLDTPRTRVQRSRYLQEVKNLDASLGELRELMDQHLSSDKVFVFSSDHGAQFPFGKWTLYDEGIRVPLIVAQANGIEPGTRTDAMVSWVDILPTLIDLGGGDVPEGLDGRSFTSVLRGDTDSHRDRIFTTHSGDLLMNVYLSRSIRTDRYKLVWNPHPEFAFTSYIDLLLRETSGDYFKQWMEAAKTDPHAAKVLARYYSRPEFEMYDLENDPHELNNLAGHPELSKVRKKLNEELQAWIQTQGDELTVFHEPLLLNAPETWIPRKKSHNRK